The genomic region CGGCCTGGAGCCGGACGTGCCCGGGGCGTCCCCGCAGACCGGGGTAGCAGGTGAGACGGAGTCTGGGCGAGGTGCAAGTGGATgtggcagggctgggcagggacTAGGGGGCGCAGTGGGGTGCCAGTGACCTGGAGGAGTGGGCATCTGAGATGCACACGCATGACCCTGAAGCAACTCGAGAGGCCTGCGCGAGTGGGAGGGATGCTCGGGACGGAGGATGAGACACTGAGGGCAAAAAGAGGCTCCGCAGCGAGGATGGGAGGTAATAGAAGGAAGTGTGCGGGAGCTGCTGTGGGAAAGGGCAGTAGAATTTGCGGGAGCGGGATTATTGAAAGGGACTCCCTCTTCACAGGCAAGGATGGGGTGAGTGCTCAGTCCTCTCCTCTGTCTTCTTacccctccctgccccacagTGTCCTAGGAGACAGCTTTGGCGTGGCCACTCCTCCCACCCGCCCAACTGGTCCCTCCGGTCTGAGATCTTGGGGAGTGGAGTTGGCAGCGGGGTTGGGTGGAGCTGCCATCTGCTTAAGACAGTCAGCCCCTTGACCGTGCTGCCCGAAGGATGGATATGACTCTGACTCCCACCTCTCTTCCCAGGTCGTCCGGGGGCCCACCATGCTGGTGACTGCCTACCTTGCTTTTGTAGGCCTCCTGGCCTCCTGCCTGGGGCTGGAACTGTCAAGATGCCGGGCTAAACCCCCTGGAAGGGCCTGCAGCAATCCCTCCTTCCTTCGGTTTCAACTGGACTTCTATCAGGTCTACTTCCTGGCCCTGGCAGCTGATTGGCTCCAGGCCCCCTACCTCTATAAACTCTACCAGCATTACTACTTCCTGGAAGGTCAAATTGCCATCCTCTATGTCTGTGGCCTTGCCTCTACAGTCCTCTTTGGCCTAGTGGCCTCCTCCCTTGTGGATTGGCTGGGTCGCAAGAATTCTTGTGTCCTCTTCTCCCTCACTTACTCACTATGCTGCTTAACCAAACTCTCTCAAGACTACTTTGTGCTGCTAGTGGGGCGAGCACTTGGTGGGCTGTCCACAGCCCTGCTCTTCTCAGCCTTCGAGGCCTGGTATATCCATGAGCACGTGGAACGGCATGACTTCCCTACTGAGTGGATCCCAGCTACCTTTGCTCGAGCTGCCTTCTGGAACCATGTGCTGGCTGTAGTGGCAGGTGTGGCAGCTGAGGCTGTAGCCAGCTGGATAGGGCTGGGGCCTGTAGCGCCCTTTGTGGCTGCCATCCCTCTCCTGGCTCTGGCAGGGGCCTTGGCCCTTCGAAACTGGGGGGAGAACTATGACCGGCAGCGTGCCTTCTCAAGGACCTGTGCTGGAGGCCTGCGCTGCCTGCTGTCGGACCGCCGCGTGCTGCTGTTGGGCACCATACAAGCTCTATTTGAGAGTGTCATCTTCATCTTTGTCTTCCTCTGGACACCTGTGCTGGACCCACACGGGGCCCCTCTGGGCATTGTCTTCTCCAGCTTCATGGCAGCCAGCCTGCTTGGCTCTTCCCTGTACCGTATTGCCACCTCCAAGAGGTACCACCTTCAGCCCATGCATCTGCTCTCCCTTGCTGTGCTCATCGTCGTCTTCTCTCTCTTCATGTTGACTTTCTCTACCAGCCCAGGCCAGGAGAGTCCAGTGGAGTCCTTCATAGCCTTTCTACTTATTGAGTTGGCTTGTGGATTATACTTTCCCAGCATGAGCTTCCTACGGAGAAAGGTGATCCCTGAGACAGAGCAGGCTGGTGTACTCAACTGGTTCCGGGTACCTCTGCACTTACTGGCTTGCCTAGGGCTCCTTGTCCTCCATGACAGTGATCGAAAAACAGGCACTCGGAATATGTTCAGCATTTGCTCTGCTGTCATGGTGATGGCTCTGCTGGCAGTGGTGGGACTCTTCACCGTGGTAAGGCATGATGCTGAGCTGCGGGTACCCTCACCTACTGAGGAGCCCTATGCCCCTGAGCTGTAACCCTACTCCAGGACAAGATAGCTGGGACAGACTCTTGAATTCCAGCTATCCAGGATTGTACAGATCTCTCTGTGACTGACTTTGTGACTCTGTCCTGTAGTTTCTCCTGCCATTGCTTTGTGTTTGGGAGGACATGATGGGGGTGATGGACTGGAAAGAAGGTGCCAAAAGTTCCCTCTGTGTTACtcccatttagaaaataaaaaacttttaaatgatcATTGATTTGATTTACTCATCCTTACCTGTAGCCTTCTCAGTAGTTTCTGGTGAGTGGGCagctagagttttttttttttttcagtttttttgttttgttttgttttgtttgtttttgttttgagacggaatcttgctctgtcgcccagtttggagtgcaatggcgcgatcttggcttactgcaacctctgcctcccggattcaagcaattctcttgcttcagcctcccaagtagctgggattacatgtgcctgctaccatgcccagctaatttttgtatttttagtagagatggggtttcaccatattgaccaggctggtctcgaactcctcacttcaggtgatccacccacctcagcctcccaaaatgttgggattacaggcatgagccaccacgcccagcccagctaGAGGTTTTGAGGTGGGATTATCAGCaaaagttttctgtttctaaCTTCTCCAAGGCTGTCTCCAGTTCAAACTGAGAACTATGGAATTGCTCTCAGCAGAGCTGTGTGGGAAGGGCCTGAGGCTTCTAGGTCCTCCACATTCCTCTGTTGTGGGACAGGCACTCCCCCCAGTTGTCAAGCAGAACCCTTGCTTACATCCAGGGTAAGATGATCTCTGGAGCACATGGAGTAGATGCCCAATATGCCAGGCCACTGAGCAAAGATTCCAGGGGCTTGGGCTGCTGCTGTGACCACCACTTGGGGAAAGCCAGGGCCCTTCCTACCAAAGTAAGCTTGCAGCTTAGCACAGGCCTGCTGCCTCCCTTTTGCCTCTGTAGCTATGAATGCACCATTTGTCCAACATCATCTGGGTCTACCAGATCCTGTATCCCCATGTGAAACCGAAGTGAAAGGCTGCCAAGGGGACAGAGTGGTGCATGGCTGAGGGACTAGGATGTCTTGTCTGTACCTGACTTTCCCCCACCCAGCCTGAATGAGGGTGAGGGAGCCATCAGGGCAGGAAACAGTACTAGTGAGCCAGTTCTGTGGGTGCCTCCCTGCCTCACCTCTGATTGTATCTGCCTTTCCTCCTCCCACCAAAACGGGCTTCTCAGGGGAAGCACAGCCAGCTTTAAGAAgggtggggagagaaggagggtaGGCTCAAGGATGTGTCCCGGAATGTGCTTGAGATGGGCATGGGGGACACCTACCCTTTCTGGAAAGGGGTTAATGACCTTTCCTTGGGTCCCAGACTACTCAGAAAGATGCAGGATGTTCCAAGACCTGCAGGTTCCAACCTGTGTGGAGAGATAGCATCAGCAGGTGCTGGTGGAATGCAGGGTGGAAGGGCTTCTGCAGGGTGAGGCCAAGGGGAGGAATGGGTGGTGGTCTCAGGTCCCTACTCAGACCAGGAAAAAACATGTTCCCCCACCCAGGCTTCAGGGAATAGCGGTTGAGGTTAAGTAAGAAAAACACgtatcagccaggtgtggtggcttacacctgtaatcccagcactttgggaggccaaggcaggcagatcttcagcccaggagtttgagaccagcctgggcaacatggcaaaaccctgtctctacaaaaaatacaaaaattagctgtgcgtagtggcatgtgcccatGGTCtgagttacttgggaggctgaggtgggaggatcaattgagcctgggagatcgaggctgcagtgagtgatgattgagccacgccactgcactccagcctgggcaacagagtgagactgtctcaaaaaacaaaaaaaaagaaaaggcatcttTTCTACTACCCCCCTACTCCTGCCACCCATCATCTCAAGACAAAAGACAGTCTTGCAATAACTCCACTTCCTCTTTCTGCCCTGTTGGGCTAGACCTAGATATACTTTATAGTTATTTGTAGACATTCCGTCTCTTTCTATCATGCTATGATCTTGAGGGGAAGAGGAAACAGTCTTACTCACCTTTATCTcctgcatatatacacacaattggATGCTTTCCCCATGGCTGTGCTCAGTACGTATCTGGAGAGGAGACAGGCTAGCTCACGCCTGGCTTTTCAGGAGACACTTGGTGATTTGTTGTTTTGGATGACAATGTCATTATTAtcggtttttgttttattttgtttttgagatagggccagAGTGTAGTGTcaggatcacggctcactgcagcctcgacctcctgggctcaagcgatcctcccaccttagcctcccgagtagtagggactacaggcagcaccaccacacccagctaatttttaaaaaatttttgtagagacaagggtctcactatgttgcccaggctcatctgaaactgctgggttcaagccatcctcccttctcagcttcccaaagtgctgggattacaggtgtgagccaccacacctggcctgacagTGATTATTAGGGGCCCTCACATTCCTAAGTGATATGGAAATAGAGGGGTAGGGGAGACTAATGAGATTCCTTTAGCTTTGTCCCTGATGAGCTTGCTTCAAAGGGGCTGGTGGCAAATAGAGTGGAGAGGGTTCTTTCCTGTCAGACTCACAGCGTGTTAAGAGCTGGAAGGCATCTTAGAGATTATCCATTTggccttaaacattttttattgagcacctgctatgccATGTGTTTTACTGCTGCTAGGTACtggtgatatttttatttattattttattttattttattttttaagatggagttttgctcttgtcacccaggctggagtgcagtggcacaatctcggctcaccacaacctctgcctcccaggttcaaggaattctgcctcagcctcccaagtagctgggactacaagcatgcaccaccacacctagctaatttttgtatttttagtagagacagggtttcaccatcttggccaggctggtctcaaactcctgaccttatgatccacccgccttggcctcccaaagtgctgggattacaggcgtgagcgaccacacccggcctatttatttatttttttgagatggagtctctgtattgccaggctggagtgcagtggcgccatctcagctccggggttcaagtgattctcctgcctcagcctcctgagtagctgggactacaggtgcgccccaccacacccagctaatttttagtagagatgggatttcaccatgttggccagaatggtcttcatctcttgacctcgtgatccacccgcctcaggctcccaaagtgctgggattacaggcgtaagccaccacacctggctttatttatttatttatttatttatttatttatttatttattttactcaaGAGGAAAATCCACTTAAAGAAAgcaaataacttgcctaagggcATGTAGCAAGTGAGTGATAAAACTAAGACTAAACCTTGCCTCTTGTTGCCAACCCAGTGCTCCCTGCTGCCTCTGTCCCATGGGCCTCCACTTACCTGTTTTTTAGCCTCCAGCCCTGCTTCCCCACCCAAAGCTCTGTCCCTGGAGAACAGCAAGAGAGTAGGAGCATTTGGCTGTCTGATCCACTTAGGGGTATCTGTCCAGATTATTCAAATGAGGGACTGGTTAACCAGGTGCATACTCCCTGCAAAATGCTGCTCATGATGCTCCACCAAGAGGCCCCATATGGAAGTGATTAAAAATGTGGATctgagggctgggtgcggtggctcacgcctgtaatcccagcactttgggaggccaaggcaggcggatcatgaggtcaggggatcaagaccatcctggctaacatggtgaaaccctgtctttactaaaaatacaaaaaattagccaggagtggtggcaggcgcctgtagtcccagctactcgggaggctgagggagaagaatggcatgaacccaggaggcggagcttgcagtgagccaaggtcgtcgggcacagtggctcactcctgtaatcccagcactctgggaggccaaggcaggtggatcaccagaggtcaggagtcgagaccagcctggccaacatggtgaaacccgtctctatgataatacaaaaattagccaggcatgatggtgggcgcctgtaatcccagctacttgggaggctgaggcaggagaatcgcttgaaccctggaggcggagtttgcagtgagccgagatcatgccatcatgccattcattgcactccagcctgggcaacaagagtgaaactccatttcaaaaaaaaaaaaaaagcccaactgCCTGGTTTGAATCTGGCTACAcaactctgtgcctcagtttcctcatctgtgaaatgaggaggATAGTATAGTTTCAACCCCTAAGcgttcttgtgaggattaaatgcatcATTGTActtaagtgcttagaacagtattTGGCCCACAGTATAAGCACTACATAAgtgtttgcttttatattttattttttaacttctccAATCCAGCTGAGCCTATCTAGATTTGAGTGTGGGAATGAGTGGACAGGACTGTAATGGGGTGTAGAACTTTCCAGCGCGTCTCAGTGATTGGGGGATTCCCAGCAGCGTTTATCCTCAGTACTGGCCCAGATGGAATTATCGAGCTATTTGAGAAGACTTCTACTCTGGGATATGTGAGCATCTGAGCTGGGTGTCAGTGTGTTCCACTTGAACTCATTTCCTCTTCCTCTAGTGGGAAGGTCAGCTTGGGGTTAGACTGGATACAACCACCATCTTTCACTAAGAGGCTCCTGATTTTCTGAATTTCCATCCAGCTGGAAACATGATTATTTGATCTGGAGCTTTTAAGCGATcctgaggagaaaagagaaacatcCCGGGGACCCAGGAGCCAATGAACgaggaggcaggaggactggGGCAGGAAGACAGTACAGGGTTCTGAGGCCTGGAGGATGACCTCTTCCTGGAAATTCAGTCCCTgccctgggaggggagggggctgtTCCCAGCTAATGGTCAGCTGAGTCTAGGTCTTCTCCTCATGGCTCTTCCCCTAACCCCAATCCTGTGGTTTTCCCtgccctttttattattttctaacacCACCTCCCCATAGAACCACAGACTGGAAATGTAACACAAACAAATGTCATGCTTGAGATCAGATCTGATGTTATAAAAATACCTCACATTTACTTTAACTGTTTTTTTCATAAAGTTATATGGTCTCATTGTAAAATGGTCAAATGCAAATACAGAAAtgcatatttaatatacatatgtgAATATCAGTATGTGCTAATTACATTATAGtagtatattaaaatacatatatttgtattgcTATATAAATACATAGTTGACGCTTGAACAACAGCAAGCCACTGACCCATGGCGCAGTTCAAAATCTGAgtatggctttttcttttttttttttttgagacagggcctccctctttcacccaggctggagggcagtggcacaattttggctcactgcagcctcagcctcctggattcaagcaattctcctacctctgcctccccagtagctgggactacaaggtgtgcgccatcatgcctgactaatttttgcatctttagtagagacggggtttcaccatgttggccaggctggtctcaaactcctgatctcaagtgagccgcccaccttggcctcccaaagtgctggggttacgggagtgagccaccgtgcctggctttttcttgagactgaatcttgctatgtcacccaggctgacctccaactcctgagctcaagcagtcctcccacctccacctcagcctccagactagctgggactactcaAACACCACCGtgcttggcattttttttttcgcCTTCTGTTGCTGCCtctgaaaataattcattttttttctttttctttttaagacaaggtcttatgtcgcccaggctagagtgcagtggcacgataacagttcattgcagcctcgacctcctgggctcaagcagtcctcccacctctgagtagttgggactacaggtgcacaccaccacacctagttaattttttttttttttttttttttgtagagaagatggtctcactatgtggcctaggctagtctcaaacccttgagctcaagcagtcctcccacctcagcctcccaaaatgttgggattacaggtgtgagccactgtgcctggcctgaagataattctttaaacttactttaatttttcactttttgtttttgtttttgtttttgtttttttgagatggagtcgtgctctgtcacctaggctggagtacagtggcccgatcttggctcactgcaagctccgcctcctgggttcatgccattctcctgcctcagcctcccaagtagctgggactaaaggcgcccaccaccacgcccggctaattttttatatttttagtagagacagggtttcaccatgttaaccaggatggtctcgatctcctgaccccgtgattcacccgcctcagcctcccaaagtgctgggattacaggctaatttttacgttaaaaaattttatttatttatttatttttttgagacagtctcaccctgtcacccaggctggagtgcaatggcacaatctcagctcactgcaacctctgcctcccaggttcaagcgattctcctgcctcagcctcccaagtagctgggattataggtgcccaccactacacccggctaatttttttgtattttgattagatacggggtttcaccatattagtcaggcaggtctcgaactcctgacctcaggtgatccacccgcctcagcctcccaaagtgctgggattacaggagtgagccaccgcgcttggcctcatgctttattttttttgagccaggctcctgctgtgttggccagcctggagtgcagtggctattctcAAGTGAGATCATAACTCACTACatccttgaagtcctgggctcaagcaatcctcctgcctcagcctcctcccagcctcagcctcctgagtagctgggatgttaggcatgcaccatcacatccagctattatttatttatttatttatttttggtagagacagggtctcactatgttgcccaggctggtctcaaactcctgggctcaagggatcctctcacctcggcctcccaaagcattgggattataggtgtaagccactattCCTGgccaaaacatgttttttttttgtttttttttttaagatggagtctcgctctatcgcccaggctggagtgcagtagcgcaatctcggttcactgcaaactctgcctcccaggttcacgccattctcctgcctcagcctcccgaatagctgggactacaggtgcccaccactgcgccggctaattttttatatttttagtagagacggggtttcaccgtgttagccaggatggtcttaatctcctgacctcgtgattcacccgcctcagtctcccaaagtgctgggattacagacctgagtcACCGCGCCACAtgttttttaatgactgccatgcATCCTTAGGGTCTTCAAGGCTATCTGAGGCCTTCTCCTATTTGAGGCTAAAAGAACTCCTGGAGGTAGTGAGGCTTGATGTTACTGTCCCCATTTCACTGAGAAGGAACAAATTAGAACTGGCACTAGAACCCGGCTTCTCTGTCCTGTCTCATTTTCAAAGCTCTTTCCACCATCCTGTGCTGCCTCTATAAGTTTATGATTCACATGAGGAAATAATGTGACTCAAGTTCGTATTAGTCAGCATTTATTGATCTGTTGATACTTAAAGTACTTCTTGTAggaagtagaaaagaaataaaaaagaagaaagaaaacaaaagcaaaacaaaaaacaaacaaacaaaaaagaaataaaaaataataagctcTCTGCCCTTGAGGAGTTTAGAATTAAGTAGGtgtaataggctgggcatggccaggcacggtggctcatgcctgtaatcccagcattttgggaggctgaggcaggtggatcacttgaggtcaggagtttgagaccagcctggccaacatggtgaaactccatccctactaaaaatacaaaacattagctgggcgtggtggtgggtgcctgtaatcccagctacttggtaggctgaggcaggagaatcacttgaacccgggaggcagaggttgcatgagccgagatcacgccattgcactctagcctgggtgacaagagcaaaactccgtctcaaaaaaaaaaaaaaaaaaaaacgctgggcatagtggctcacgcctgtaattgtagcatattgggaggctaaggccggaggatcacttgagctcagaagttcgagaccaacctgggcatcatagtgagacctcgtttctatcttaaaaaaagaaaaaaaaaataggtataaTAAAATACGTTGGGAAAAAGTCCTAGAATGCTTGCTAAACAACAGGTAAATGAACACTGATAGCTAAGGTGTAAGCAAGAGGAATTGAGTACTGTGATGAAtaattttttggggtttttttttttttgagacagagtcttgctctgtcacccaggctgcagtacagtggcacgatctcagctcactgcaacctccgcttcccgggttcaagcaatcctcctaagtagctgggactaaggcccCCGataccacaccagctaatttttgtatttttagtagagaccgggtttcaccatgttggccaggctggtctcaaccagcctgacctcaagtgatccacccaccttggcctcctaaagtgctgggattataggcgtgagccaccgcgcctggccttcttttctttctttttacaaaaataatcttCCCTGCTAGATTCTCAACTCATAAAAGAGCTCTATGATGATGGAGAAGGATGAGTTATCCAGTAGAGTTCAACAGCGACAAGCCAGTAACAACTTTTGAGCTGAATTCTTtggtggaggaaggaaagagacagCTGAATCTGTGTTTGGGGAAGTGGTTAGTACTTAAAAACATAAGCCATTAAAGACTGTGAAATATCCCAGGGAATGAATTTCCATAGTTCTTCCTGCCACTCAcaactcccaccccaccccactaccCTCTCTCCCCCATCGAAGAGCACCAGATCTTGTCTTTCTCATACAACCAATAGAAGGAGTAAGgctggaaggcagagagagagctgGAGGTCGCTACGGGTACTCATTTTAGTTCCCTTAGAAAaccatctttaaaataatttcgtAGGAAGTTgggcgtggcggtgcatgcctgtagtctcagcactttgggaggccgaggtgggaggatcacttaagcccgggagttagaggctgcagtgagctgtgatcgcgccactgcactccagcctgtgtgtcagagcaagaccctatccaaaaaaaaaaaaaaaaaatcatagaagtcTAAGCCCGTTTTTTCTAGTAACCCAAACCGCTTGAGTTCCTaagttctttttgttgttatttctcttctcttgaaACTTAAACTCTTGCCTGAGCTCTGAAGATAAAGGAGGAAAAGGGGTGGCATTACCGATAGCGACTAAGCGACAGGTAGCTGAGAAACTGAGCTCTGACTGGAAAAAAGGGGGAAACCCGCACCCCCAAGATGCCTTAACGCACAGAGCAGCAAGACCCTCCAGGGCGCTGCGGGAGCGCGCAGCGCGGCGGGTAAACTACAACTCCCAGCGTGCCGCGCGCCCGGCGTTACGCCGCGCCCGCTGATTGGCAGCCGCGGATATTTGAAAGGAGGGGCTGGCGCGGAAAACGAAGGTTACATTTTGGATCCTCGCGGAGTACTGGTCAGGCGGTTAAGTCCTGTACCTAGGAAAGAGGGTGACCTCTGGGGCGGTAAGGCCGGAAGGGACTCGTGAGCGTGAGTACGTGCCGAAGTGAAGGGGATCCCTCGCGCGGACGCGAAGAGAGGCGTGGGTGGCTCCTGGAGGGAGTGTCGGGAGGCCTTGGGACGGCCCCGGGCCGCTGAAGGGCTGGGCCGAGGCCTCTGAGGTAGCGCGGCGAGTGGTGTGGTAGTGCGGTCGGGGATCTGTCCGGAGGAAGGAAGAGCGGAATCGTCCGTTTATAACGGGAGCACGGCGTCCTGGCGTGGGTTTTCCCCCCGATGAAATTTCTGATGTGATT from Pongo pygmaeus isolate AG05252 chromosome 10, NHGRI_mPonPyg2-v2.0_pri, whole genome shotgun sequence harbors:
- the MFSD5 gene encoding molybdate-anion transporter isoform X2, with the protein product MRLAQGHTAGVWTILGFSCMEVTAVGEEANRGDRLGFGQRCCSLGSSNPWLYRTAGIFPEHCTEEKKIGPYFRVAPQASKSQRSRCHGRAASEARPGGATAAAYGRPFPTHPRRQQFRARVVRGPTMLVTAYLAFVGLLASCLGLELSRCRAKPPGRACSNPSFLRFQLDFYQVYFLALAADWLQAPYLYKLYQHYYFLEGQIAILYVCGLASTVLFGLVASSLVDWLGRKNSCVLFSLTYSLCCLTKLSQDYFVLLVGRALGGLSTALLFSAFEAWYIHEHVERHDFPTEWIPATFARAAFWNHVLAVVAGVAAEAVASWIGLGPVAPFVAAIPLLALAGALALRNWGENYDRQRAFSRTCAGGLRCLLSDRRVLLLGTIQALFESVIFIFVFLWTPVLDPHGAPLGIVFSSFMAASLLGSSLYRIATSKRYHLQPMHLLSLAVLIVVFSLFMLTFSTSPGQESPVESFIAFLLIELACGLYFPSMSFLRRKVIPETEQAGVLNWFRVPLHLLACLGLLVLHDSDRKTGTRNMFSICSAVMVMALLAVVGLFTVVRHDAELRVPSPTEEPYAPEL
- the MFSD5 gene encoding molybdate-anion transporter isoform X1 encodes the protein MLVTAYLAFVGLLASCLGLELSRCRAKPPGRACSNPSFLRFQLDFYQVYFLALAADWLQAPYLYKLYQHYYFLEGQIAILYVCGLASTVLFGLVASSLVDWLGRKNSCVLFSLTYSLCCLTKLSQDYFVLLVGRALGGLSTALLFSAFEAWYIHEHVERHDFPTEWIPATFARAAFWNHVLAVVAGVAAEAVASWIGLGPVAPFVAAIPLLALAGALALRNWGENYDRQRAFSRTCAGGLRCLLSDRRVLLLGTIQALFESVIFIFVFLWTPVLDPHGAPLGIVFSSFMAASLLGSSLYRIATSKRYHLQPMHLLSLAVLIVVFSLFMLTFSTSPGQESPVESFIAFLLIELACGLYFPSMSFLRRKVIPETEQAGVLNWFRVPLHLLACLGLLVLHDSDRKTGTRNMFSICSAVMVMALLAVVGLFTVVRHDAELRVPSPTEEPYAPEL